From Hymenobacter sedentarius, a single genomic window includes:
- a CDS encoding alpha-2-macroglobulin family protein → MLVRFRILPLLLLLLVAFSCSKKSTREQVATEQSDGEEIDPYSNLVFTFDEAVVPDAQLNRWDTTQYVRFSPAVRGKFKWTGDRELTFSPLEPFRPSTVFDAALQAQTLPSGKQQLALNRRRFHTPYLSMATPQVFYGRSTKAAGTAELRANLVFNYPVRPADLRPRLHVTQDGKPVAVQLITAEPDKILGLSFAQEVKPGAALTVEVAPGLTPAVGGKPTEKPLLAQLEVPEPQVLEVRELTGSLVNGEAVVTVLTNQPVAISDIQTSLKVSPSAPFAIEALESGFALKGNFQVGKTYQVTLASGARGLLGGQLFEPYSQSVSFAAERPSISFASGEKAMYLDALGTRNLGLRINEVQKVKVTIAKVYANNIQQLLRGEPSYGYPRYDDDEGMDEGSNQDENGEYIDRSFRYYDTENIGSVISERTISVSGLPKSGGLRLLNLDLKALEFQGAMKGLYVVRVQDTERQWLQVSKLVAVTDVGLIVKQGATGGTLVFANSIRTAQPLADVTVNLVSSNNQVIGTVTTNAAGVAAFDSAASMKRFKLGMVTAVKGADFTFLDLAKSRVETSRFEVGGLTSNAARYQAFLYGDRNLYRPGDTVRTNTVVRTEDWQTPPANLPVKIRLLLPTGKEYSSLRQKLSQAGSFESRFILPPAVMTGLYTLEVLTGNDIMLTSKQISVEEFIPDRLKVSVTAAPAVLQPGQTVTATINAQNLFGPPAADRKFEVEFSLKEKTFQPKNFPGYSFEINSGERRKTTSESDEESASKPASRFEKTVREGVTDAAGRATATYDVPEVRDLGTLEGVAFATVFDETGRPVNRLATFDVQTQATMFGIQEIPELMSTRQATAVRLLALTSQGQPTSAQAQVKLVRLLWETVLERQGGRYVYNSQQREQTILSRTQAVGNGTPFSFTPLYSGEYEVRISRPGALSYVAQRFYAYGYGDTQANSFEVNNEGEVTIEADKAKYEPGETANLLLKTPFAGRVLVTVERGRVLDHFYVTTDQKSAQVKIPIKAEHVPNVYVTATAIRAISDNRLPLTVARGFVPLTVEKPGARLAVAIAAPAASRSQMFQTVEITTAPRAQVTLAVVDEGILQIKNYRTPDPYGYFYQKRALEVSAFDMYPFLLPELGTSSSGGDAADLRRRTNPVPNRRVKLVAKWSGVLTADAAGKVRYRVRVPQFSGALRIMAVAYKDDAFGSAEYTMKVADPVVISTALPRFASPGDTIDVPVTLTNTTSKPLALFAELQHNSLIKIPAIETPTVIYNGNFAPPEVVQPQFECRVFFRFIAKTIGEGSVKVVVSAYQRDDYKDAHQARKPVFVLSEAIDFPIRPAASLEKRTGSGVLAGGASLPLNLKTDFLPASLTSRLVISRSPLTEFSKDLRYLLQYPYGCLEQTVSAAFPQLYYADLAATLQQKTGATAKTQRYNPNYHVQEAIRKIEAMQLYNGSLSYWPGGDYDNWWATAYAAHFLQEAQRAGFAVNKSVLDKTLRYLQFRLKKRETEPYRYFDVSNIAREKTIASKEIAYSLYVLALAGRQDAVALNYYKANRQLLAEDSKFLLACTHALLGNQRQFRALLPTKFGGETAAKRALDGSFYSPIRDQGLVLNALIETDPNNPQVLELARQLSRRLRTAGWLNTQERAFALLALGKIAKRDVKSTATATVSANGKALGSFTGKDLTIPNVANRALSLRTTGSGNLYYFWETEGISASGKVKEEDSYLKVRRQFLNRAGHPLLTPTFRQNDLVVVKITIKAGDAAGTVKNVAITDLLPAGLEIENSRIGAVRELDWAKDATQPDYLDVRDDRINFFTTATEKPKSFYYLARAVSKGTFKLGPVNADAMYNAEYHSYNGAGTVRVK, encoded by the coding sequence ATGCTGGTTCGCTTCCGTATTCTGCCGCTGCTGCTGTTGCTGCTGGTGGCTTTTTCGTGCTCCAAAAAGTCGACCCGGGAACAGGTCGCCACCGAGCAGTCCGACGGCGAAGAAATCGACCCGTATTCCAATCTGGTCTTCACCTTCGATGAAGCCGTGGTACCTGATGCCCAGCTCAACCGCTGGGACACCACGCAGTACGTGCGGTTTTCGCCGGCCGTGCGCGGCAAGTTCAAGTGGACCGGCGACCGGGAGCTGACGTTTTCGCCGCTGGAGCCCTTTCGGCCCAGCACCGTGTTTGATGCCGCGCTGCAAGCCCAAACCCTGCCCAGCGGCAAGCAGCAGCTGGCGCTCAACCGCCGGCGCTTCCACACGCCCTACCTGAGCATGGCCACGCCGCAGGTGTTCTACGGCCGCTCGACCAAGGCCGCGGGCACAGCCGAGCTGCGCGCCAACCTCGTGTTCAACTACCCCGTGCGGCCAGCCGACCTACGCCCCCGCCTGCATGTGACCCAGGACGGCAAGCCCGTGGCCGTGCAGCTCATCACGGCCGAGCCGGACAAGATATTGGGCCTCAGCTTTGCCCAAGAAGTGAAGCCTGGCGCGGCCCTCACGGTGGAAGTGGCGCCCGGCCTCACGCCCGCTGTCGGCGGAAAACCCACCGAAAAGCCCCTTTTAGCTCAACTCGAAGTGCCCGAGCCGCAGGTGCTGGAAGTGCGCGAGCTGACGGGCTCGCTCGTGAACGGCGAGGCCGTGGTGACGGTGCTCACCAACCAACCGGTGGCGATTTCGGACATTCAGACCTCGCTGAAAGTGTCGCCCAGCGCGCCCTTTGCCATCGAGGCGCTGGAAAGCGGCTTTGCGCTGAAGGGCAATTTCCAAGTGGGCAAAACCTACCAGGTGACCTTGGCCTCCGGGGCGCGCGGGCTGCTGGGCGGGCAGTTGTTTGAACCCTACAGCCAGTCGGTTTCCTTCGCCGCCGAGCGGCCCAGTATCAGCTTTGCCAGCGGCGAAAAAGCCATGTACCTCGATGCCCTGGGCACCCGCAACCTGGGCCTGCGCATCAATGAGGTGCAGAAAGTGAAGGTGACCATTGCGAAGGTTTACGCCAACAACATCCAACAGCTGCTGCGCGGCGAGCCCTCCTACGGCTACCCCCGCTACGACGATGACGAAGGGATGGACGAAGGCAGCAACCAGGACGAGAACGGCGAATACATCGACCGCAGCTTCCGCTACTACGACACCGAGAACATCGGCAGCGTCATTTCCGAGCGCACTATTTCGGTCAGCGGCTTGCCCAAGTCGGGCGGCTTGCGCCTGCTGAACCTGGACCTCAAAGCCCTGGAGTTTCAGGGGGCCATGAAGGGGCTGTACGTGGTGCGCGTGCAGGACACTGAGCGCCAGTGGCTGCAGGTGAGCAAGCTGGTGGCCGTGACTGATGTGGGGCTGATTGTGAAGCAGGGCGCCACCGGCGGCACGCTGGTGTTCGCCAATTCCATCCGCACGGCCCAACCGCTGGCCGACGTGACGGTGAACCTGGTGAGCAGCAACAACCAAGTAATCGGCACCGTGACGACCAACGCGGCCGGCGTGGCCGCCTTCGACTCGGCCGCCAGCATGAAACGCTTCAAGCTTGGCATGGTGACGGCCGTGAAAGGCGCCGATTTCACCTTCCTGGACCTGGCCAAAAGCCGCGTCGAAACCTCGCGCTTCGAAGTGGGCGGCCTCACCAGCAATGCCGCCCGTTACCAAGCCTTCCTCTACGGCGACCGCAACCTGTACCGCCCCGGCGACACCGTGCGCACCAACACCGTGGTGCGCACCGAAGACTGGCAAACGCCGCCTGCCAACCTGCCCGTCAAAATTCGCCTGCTGCTGCCCACGGGCAAGGAATACAGCAGCCTGCGCCAGAAATTGAGCCAGGCCGGCTCCTTCGAAAGCCGCTTCATCCTGCCGCCGGCCGTAATGACCGGCCTCTACACCCTGGAAGTGCTGACCGGCAACGACATTATGCTGACGTCCAAGCAAATCAGCGTGGAAGAATTCATCCCCGACCGCCTGAAGGTGAGCGTAACGGCCGCGCCCGCCGTGCTGCAGCCCGGCCAGACCGTGACGGCCACCATCAACGCCCAAAACCTGTTTGGCCCGCCCGCGGCCGACCGCAAGTTTGAGGTCGAGTTTTCGCTGAAAGAAAAGACGTTTCAGCCCAAGAATTTCCCAGGTTACTCCTTTGAAATCAACAGCGGCGAGCGGCGCAAAACCACGTCGGAAAGCGACGAAGAAAGCGCCAGCAAACCCGCTTCGCGCTTCGAAAAAACCGTGCGCGAGGGCGTGACCGATGCCGCCGGCCGAGCCACCGCCACCTACGACGTGCCCGAAGTGCGCGACCTCGGCACGCTGGAAGGCGTGGCCTTCGCCACGGTGTTCGACGAAACCGGCCGGCCCGTAAACCGCCTTGCCACCTTCGATGTGCAAACCCAGGCCACGATGTTCGGCATCCAGGAAATTCCGGAGCTGATGAGCACGCGCCAGGCCACCGCCGTGCGCCTGCTGGCCCTCACGTCGCAGGGCCAGCCCACCAGCGCCCAGGCCCAGGTGAAGCTGGTGCGCCTGCTCTGGGAAACCGTGCTCGAGCGCCAGGGCGGCCGCTACGTCTACAATTCGCAGCAGCGCGAGCAAACGATATTGAGCCGCACGCAAGCCGTGGGCAACGGCACGCCGTTCAGCTTCACGCCGCTGTACTCGGGCGAATACGAGGTGCGCATCAGCCGGCCCGGCGCCCTGAGCTACGTGGCGCAGCGCTTCTACGCCTATGGCTACGGCGACACCCAGGCCAATTCCTTCGAGGTGAACAACGAGGGCGAAGTAACCATCGAGGCCGACAAAGCCAAGTACGAGCCCGGCGAAACCGCCAACCTGCTCTTGAAAACGCCCTTCGCCGGCCGCGTGCTCGTGACCGTGGAGCGGGGCCGCGTGCTCGACCATTTCTACGTAACCACCGACCAGAAATCGGCCCAGGTCAAAATTCCCATCAAGGCCGAGCACGTGCCCAACGTGTACGTGACGGCCACGGCCATCCGCGCCATTTCCGACAACCGCCTGCCGCTCACCGTGGCCCGCGGCTTCGTGCCGCTCACGGTGGAAAAGCCCGGCGCCCGCCTCGCGGTGGCCATTGCCGCGCCAGCCGCCAGCCGCTCGCAGATGTTCCAGACGGTGGAAATCACCACCGCGCCCCGCGCCCAGGTCACGCTGGCCGTGGTGGACGAGGGCATTCTGCAAATCAAAAACTACCGCACGCCCGACCCCTACGGCTACTTTTACCAGAAGCGCGCCTTGGAAGTGTCGGCCTTCGACATGTACCCTTTTCTGCTGCCCGAGCTGGGCACCAGCAGCAGCGGAGGCGACGCCGCCGACCTGCGCCGCCGCACCAACCCCGTGCCCAACCGCCGCGTGAAACTTGTGGCCAAATGGAGCGGCGTCCTCACCGCCGATGCCGCCGGCAAAGTGCGCTACCGCGTGCGCGTGCCGCAGTTTTCAGGTGCCCTGCGCATCATGGCCGTGGCCTATAAGGACGATGCTTTTGGCAGCGCCGAGTACACGATGAAGGTGGCCGACCCGGTGGTGATTTCCACAGCGCTGCCACGGTTTGCAAGCCCAGGCGACACGATTGATGTGCCAGTGACACTAACGAATACTACGAGCAAGCCACTTGCATTATTCGCCGAACTTCAACACAACTCTTTAATTAAAATACCTGCAATTGAAACACCCACGGTAATTTATAATGGCAATTTTGCACCTCCTGAAGTTGTTCAGCCTCAATTTGAGTGTCGCGTTTTTTTTCGCTTTATAGCAAAAACTATAGGTGAGGGCTCAGTAAAGGTTGTAGTTAGTGCTTATCAGCGCGACGATTACAAAGACGCTCATCAAGCAAGAAAACCGGTTTTTGTTCTTTCTGAAGCAATAGATTTTCCCATTCGCCCCGCCGCCTCGCTCGAAAAGCGCACCGGCAGCGGCGTACTAGCAGGCGGCGCCTCGCTCCCGCTCAACCTGAAAACCGACTTCCTGCCCGCTTCGCTCACCAGCCGACTGGTCATTAGCCGCTCGCCCCTCACGGAGTTCAGCAAGGACTTGCGCTACCTGCTGCAATACCCCTACGGCTGCCTGGAGCAAACCGTGTCTGCCGCGTTCCCGCAGCTGTACTACGCCGATTTGGCGGCCACTTTGCAGCAGAAAACTGGCGCCACGGCCAAAACCCAGCGCTACAATCCCAACTACCACGTACAGGAGGCCATCCGCAAGATTGAGGCGATGCAGCTCTACAACGGCAGCCTGAGCTACTGGCCCGGCGGCGACTACGACAACTGGTGGGCCACGGCCTATGCCGCCCACTTCCTACAAGAAGCCCAACGAGCCGGTTTTGCGGTGAACAAATCGGTGCTCGACAAAACCCTGCGCTACCTGCAGTTCCGCCTCAAAAAGCGCGAAACCGAGCCCTACCGGTACTTCGACGTGAGCAACATCGCCCGCGAGAAAACCATCGCCAGCAAAGAAATTGCCTACTCGCTCTACGTGCTGGCCCTGGCTGGCCGCCAGGACGCCGTGGCCCTGAACTACTACAAAGCCAACCGCCAGCTGCTGGCCGAAGACTCCAAGTTTCTGCTGGCCTGCACCCACGCCCTGCTCGGCAACCAGCGCCAGTTCCGGGCCCTGCTCCCCACCAAGTTCGGCGGCGAAACGGCAGCCAAGCGTGCACTGGACGGCTCGTTCTACTCCCCCATCCGCGACCAGGGCCTTGTGCTGAATGCGCTTATAGAAACCGACCCCAACAACCCGCAAGTACTGGAACTGGCCCGGCAGCTCAGCCGCCGGCTGCGCACCGCCGGCTGGCTCAACACCCAGGAGCGCGCCTTCGCCCTGCTAGCCCTGGGCAAAATTGCCAAGCGAGACGTCAAGAGCACCGCCACCGCTACGGTTTCGGCCAATGGCAAAGCCCTGGGCAGCTTCACCGGTAAAGATTTGACGATACCCAACGTAGCCAACCGCGCCCTGAGTTTGCGCACCACCGGCAGCGGCAACCTCTACTACTTCTGGGAAACCGAAGGTATTTCGGCCAGCGGAAAAGTGAAGGAGGAAGACAGCTACCTGAAAGTACGTCGCCAGTTTCTGAACCGCGCCGGACATCCTCTGCTCACGCCCACCTTCCGCCAGAATGATTTGGTGGTGGTTAAAATCACCATCAAAGCCGGCGACGCGGCCGGCACCGTGAAGAACGTAGCCATCACCGACCTGCTGCCCGCCGGCCTGGAAATCGAAAACTCCCGCATCGGCGCGGTGCGCGAACTGGACTGGGCCAAAGACGCCACCCAACCCGACTACCTCGACGTGCGCGACGACCGGATTAACTTCTTCACCACTGCCACCGAAAAGCCTAAGTCGTTCTACTACCTAGCCCGCGCCGTGAGCAAAGGCACCTTCAAGCTCGGCCCAGTCAACGCCGATGCCATGTACAACGCCGAGTACCACTCCTACAACGGCGCCGGCACAGTGCGTGTGAAATAA
- a CDS encoding S8/S53 family peptidase, with protein sequence MKNKFIATLLLVGFKASTSFGQAVVDPELQTAFATSPLAEVVVTFNGSGAPQPEQVAFLRQLGITTGITMQALPIAGVVATAAQVDALAHNPEVRSLYINKQLDYYNFEDTNLTGVKRLRLDAQTTARNNGTPVSGRGIGVLINDSGVDGTHEDIKLGSHLVQNTLGTTNLNSKSSMLPVTYVEGVPNTDNNSGHGTHCAGIVGGNGARSSGKYEGVAPGASLLGYGSGGALLVLDAIGGFDYALTHQFQYNIRVISNSFGTSGAFNPNSPINVATKRCYDRNMVVVFAAGNSGPGADTHNPYAIAPWTISVGAGNRFGTLAPFSSRGVKGQQGTFVVDGQTWTYKNEPVITAPGVDVVSTRTQGPVASLGAQTDAALLTPAEVPFYTHMSGTSMATPHVAGVVALILEAKPSMSPAQVKELLQKTATNMPGREAWEVGAGYINAFAAVDRAFRGTNFGSTVNSTRTFNSSVNSLATEAPFTINFNPATTATNQFTFQVASGVNSLEAKISSPGVLGETGNTTNLIVLDPNGKQYRSGIPVTFSLSTDRGVAVTSPMAGTWTLRVEGLNGVAAPETIKGKITMQTPTGTTNLNDIAGDPAEAAIKMAITSRLVDGLSSGYQPSAPLTRLQLADYLLMGQGIRQFSATDGSRVFSDVTSAADILLTESVVARGAAQRDRLHQFNGVMLPTASGTFSPNTAVTRASLAYSLVQGLGFQNEALARNGKAVTVTVNGTKVPLDDAASIPAGLEGYVSIALDLNLINAYYSLTQGPYDFQPVLHATFKPSQTVSRGEFAVIVTRTFPQYNAMTQPTAQAATAGSSTTTTATQQVAAYPNPFTGSTTISYALAQEGPVSVEVFNTLGAKVQTLVVGTQAAGPHQVKFDAAKLARGTYLFKVKTGETVSTKRLVVQ encoded by the coding sequence ATGAAGAACAAATTTATTGCAACCCTCCTGTTGGTGGGCTTCAAGGCCAGTACTTCGTTTGGCCAGGCTGTAGTCGACCCCGAGCTGCAAACCGCGTTTGCAACCAGCCCCTTGGCTGAAGTTGTGGTGACCTTTAATGGTAGTGGGGCTCCGCAGCCCGAGCAGGTAGCCTTTCTGCGGCAGTTGGGCATTACCACGGGCATCACGATGCAGGCCCTCCCCATTGCCGGCGTGGTGGCCACCGCGGCCCAGGTAGATGCCCTGGCGCACAATCCGGAAGTGCGCTCGCTGTACATTAATAAGCAACTGGACTATTACAACTTTGAGGATACCAACCTGACGGGCGTGAAGCGGCTGCGTCTGGACGCGCAAACGACGGCCCGCAACAACGGAACACCGGTTTCGGGCCGCGGCATTGGCGTCTTGATTAACGACAGCGGCGTGGACGGCACGCACGAAGACATCAAGCTCGGCTCGCACCTGGTGCAAAACACCTTGGGTACCACCAACCTCAATTCCAAGAGCAGCATGCTGCCCGTGACCTACGTGGAAGGCGTGCCGAACACCGACAACAACTCCGGCCACGGCACGCACTGCGCCGGCATCGTGGGCGGCAACGGCGCCAGGTCGTCGGGCAAGTACGAAGGCGTGGCGCCGGGCGCTTCGCTGCTAGGCTACGGCTCGGGCGGCGCGCTGCTGGTGCTGGATGCCATCGGCGGCTTCGATTATGCCCTCACGCACCAGTTTCAGTACAACATCCGCGTGATCAGCAACTCGTTTGGGACGTCGGGTGCCTTTAACCCCAACAGCCCGATAAACGTGGCTACCAAGCGCTGCTACGACCGCAACATGGTGGTGGTGTTTGCCGCCGGCAACTCCGGCCCGGGTGCCGATACGCACAACCCCTACGCCATCGCGCCCTGGACCATCTCGGTGGGTGCCGGCAACCGTTTTGGTACGCTGGCGCCCTTTTCGTCGCGCGGCGTGAAAGGCCAGCAAGGCACTTTTGTCGTCGACGGCCAGACCTGGACGTACAAGAACGAGCCCGTCATCACCGCTCCCGGCGTCGACGTGGTTTCGACCCGCACCCAGGGACCGGTAGCATCGCTGGGCGCCCAAACGGATGCCGCTCTACTAACTCCGGCCGAAGTGCCGTTCTACACGCACATGAGCGGTACCTCGATGGCTACGCCGCACGTGGCGGGTGTGGTGGCCCTCATTCTGGAAGCCAAGCCGTCGATGTCGCCGGCCCAGGTAAAAGAACTGCTTCAAAAGACGGCCACCAACATGCCCGGCCGTGAGGCCTGGGAAGTAGGCGCCGGTTATATCAACGCCTTTGCCGCCGTCGACCGCGCGTTCCGCGGCACCAACTTTGGCTCGACGGTGAATTCGACCCGCACTTTCAACAGCAGCGTGAATTCGCTGGCGACGGAAGCGCCTTTCACCATCAACTTCAACCCGGCTACTACGGCAACCAACCAGTTCACCTTCCAGGTGGCGTCGGGGGTCAACAGCCTGGAAGCTAAGATTTCTTCGCCCGGCGTATTGGGCGAAACTGGCAACACGACCAACCTGATTGTGCTGGACCCCAACGGCAAGCAGTACCGCTCGGGCATTCCCGTTACGTTCTCGCTGAGCACCGACCGCGGCGTGGCCGTGACTTCGCCCATGGCCGGCACCTGGACCCTGCGTGTGGAAGGCCTGAACGGCGTAGCTGCTCCGGAAACCATCAAGGGCAAGATTACGATGCAGACTCCCACGGGTACCACCAACCTGAACGACATCGCCGGCGACCCCGCCGAAGCCGCTATCAAAATGGCTATTACCAGCCGGTTGGTCGATGGTCTGAGCAGTGGCTACCAGCCCAGCGCTCCGCTTACCCGCCTGCAGCTGGCCGACTACCTGCTCATGGGCCAGGGCATCCGCCAGTTCTCGGCTACCGATGGCTCGCGGGTATTCTCCGATGTGACGTCGGCCGCCGACATTCTGCTGACCGAGTCGGTAGTAGCTCGCGGTGCTGCCCAGCGCGACCGCCTGCACCAGTTCAATGGCGTGATGCTGCCCACGGCGAGCGGAACCTTCTCGCCCAATACCGCAGTGACCCGTGCTTCGCTGGCTTATTCGCTGGTGCAGGGCCTCGGCTTCCAGAACGAGGCGCTGGCCCGCAACGGCAAGGCTGTAACGGTGACGGTGAACGGTACCAAAGTGCCCCTCGACGATGCTGCCAGCATCCCCGCCGGCCTGGAAGGCTACGTGAGCATTGCCCTCGACCTGAACCTCATCAACGCCTACTACTCGCTGACGCAGGGCCCTTACGATTTCCAGCCCGTACTGCACGCTACCTTCAAGCCCAGCCAGACGGTGTCGCGCGGTGAGTTCGCCGTTATCGTAACCCGCACCTTCCCGCAGTACAACGCCATGACCCAGCCCACGGCCCAGGCCGCCACGGCCGGCTCCAGCACCACAACCACCGCTACCCAGCAAGTGGCCGCTTACCCCAACCCCTTCACGGGCAGCACCACCATCAGCTACGCGCTGGCCCAGGAAGGACCGGTAAGCGTGGAAGTGTTCAACACGCTGGGCGCCAAAGTGCAGACCCTGGTGGTGGGCACCCAGGCAGCTGGCCCGCACCAAGTGAAGTTCGACGCGGCCAAGCTGGCCCGCGGCACCTACCTCTTCAAGGTGAAAACCGGCGAAACGGTTTCGACCAAGCGCCTGGTCGTGCAGTAA
- a CDS encoding S8/S53 family peptidase — protein MKNKFIATLLLVGFKASTSFGQAVVDPELRAAFATSPTAQVVVTFNGSGAPQASQVQALTQLGITRGITMQALPIAGVVATAAQVDALAQNPEVRSLYINKQLEFFNNGDTNLTGVKRLRLDAQTTARNNGTPVSGRGIGVLINDSGVDGTHEDIKLGSHLVQNTLGSTNLNSVSSVLPVTYVEGVPNTDNNSGHGTHCAGTVGGNGSKSGGKYEGVAPGASLLGYGSGGALLVLDAIGGFDYALTHQFQYNIRVISNSFGSSGTFDPNDPLNVTTKRCYDRNMVVVFAAGNSGPGADTHNPYAIAPWTISVGAGDRNGQLASFSSRGVKGQQGTFVVDGQTWTYKNEPVITAPGVDVVSTRTQAPVPLLGAQKDAAMLTAAELPFYTVLSGTSMATPHTAGIVALILEAKPSMTPAQVKELLQKTATNMPGRESWEVGAGYVNAFAAVDRAFRGTDFGSTVNSTRTFNSSVNSIATVSPFTVKYNPATTASNQFTFNVASGVNSMEASISTYGIEGQTGNTVNLIVLDPTGKQYRSGIPVEFTLTPGRSVAVASPMPGTWTLKVDGLNGVAAPEDIDGKITMQTPAGTTNLNDIAGDPAEAAIKMAITNRLVDGLPTGYKPSQALTRIQLAEYLLMGQGIRQFQPTSGVRSFNDILSANDILLTESVAARGAAQRDMYHQFNGVMLPTASGSFSPAGLVSRASLAYSLVQALGFQAQALARNGKAVTVNYNGSKVPLDDAGNIPAGLEGYVSIALELNLINAYFSVTQGPYDLQPVVHATFKPTQSVSRGEFAVIVTRTFPQYNAMTQPTAQAATAGSSTTTTATQQVAAYPNPFTGSTTISYALAKEGPVSVEVFNAMGAKVQTLVVGTEAAGVHQVKFDAAKLARGTYLFKVKTGESVTTKRLVVQ, from the coding sequence ATGAAGAACAAATTTATCGCAACCCTCCTGTTGGTGGGCTTCAAGGCCAGTACTTCGTTTGGCCAGGCTGTAGTCGACCCCGAACTGCGGGCCGCGTTTGCCACGAGCCCAACGGCCCAGGTAGTAGTAACGTTTAATGGTAGTGGGGCTCCGCAGGCTTCGCAGGTGCAGGCCCTGACGCAGCTAGGCATCACCCGCGGCATCACCATGCAGGCCCTCCCCATTGCCGGCGTGGTGGCCACCGCGGCCCAGGTGGATGCCTTGGCTCAAAACCCGGAAGTGCGCTCGCTGTACATTAATAAGCAGCTGGAGTTCTTTAACAATGGCGACACCAACCTAACGGGCGTGAAGCGGCTGCGTCTGGACGCGCAAACGACGGCCCGCAACAACGGAACACCGGTTTCGGGCCGGGGCATTGGCGTCTTGATTAACGACAGCGGCGTGGACGGTACGCACGAAGACATCAAGCTCGGCTCGCACCTGGTGCAGAACACCTTGGGCTCGACTAACCTCAACTCGGTGAGCAGCGTGTTGCCCGTGACCTACGTGGAAGGCGTGCCGAATACCGACAACAACTCCGGCCACGGCACGCACTGCGCCGGCACGGTAGGCGGCAACGGTTCCAAGTCGGGCGGTAAGTACGAAGGCGTGGCGCCGGGCGCTTCGCTGCTGGGCTACGGCTCGGGCGGCGCGCTGCTGGTGCTGGATGCCATCGGCGGCTTCGATTATGCCCTCACGCACCAGTTCCAGTACAACATCCGCGTGATCAGCAACTCGTTCGGCAGCAGCGGAACCTTCGATCCCAACGACCCCCTGAACGTAACCACCAAGCGCTGCTACGACCGCAACATGGTGGTGGTGTTTGCCGCCGGCAACTCCGGCCCGGGCGCCGACACCCACAACCCCTACGCCATTGCTCCCTGGACCATCTCGGTGGGCGCCGGGGATAGAAACGGCCAGCTTGCTTCTTTCTCGTCGCGCGGCGTGAAAGGCCAGCAGGGTACTTTTGTCGTCGACGGCCAGACCTGGACGTACAAGAACGAGCCCGTCATCACCGCTCCTGGCGTCGACGTGGTTTCCACCCGCACCCAAGCTCCGGTGCCCCTGCTGGGCGCTCAGAAAGATGCCGCCATGCTGACGGCTGCTGAACTGCCCTTCTACACCGTACTAAGCGGTACTTCCATGGCTACCCCGCACACCGCTGGCATTGTGGCCCTCATCCTAGAGGCCAAGCCGTCGATGACGCCGGCCCAAGTGAAGGAGCTGCTACAGAAAACCGCTACCAACATGCCCGGCCGCGAATCGTGGGAGGTGGGTGCTGGTTACGTCAACGCCTTTGCTGCCGTCGACCGCGCGTTCCGCGGCACGGATTTCGGCTCGACGGTGAATTCCACTCGCACCTTCAACAGCAGCGTTAATTCAATCGCTACGGTGTCGCCCTTCACCGTGAAGTATAATCCCGCTACCACGGCCTCCAACCAGTTTACCTTCAACGTGGCTAGCGGCGTGAACAGCATGGAAGCCAGCATCTCGACGTACGGCATCGAAGGCCAGACGGGCAACACGGTCAACCTGATTGTGCTGGACCCCACCGGCAAGCAGTACCGCTCGGGCATTCCCGTAGAATTTACGCTCACCCCCGGCCGTAGCGTGGCCGTGGCATCGCCGATGCCCGGCACCTGGACGCTGAAAGTAGACGGCCTCAACGGGGTAGCTGCTCCCGAAGACATCGACGGCAAGATTACCATGCAAACGCCGGCCGGTACTACCAACCTGAACGACATCGCCGGCGACCCCGCCGAAGCCGCTATCAAGATGGCTATTACCAACCGCCTCGTTGATGGTCTGCCCACCGGCTACAAGCCAAGCCAGGCCCTCACCCGCATTCAACTGGCCGAGTATCTGCTCATGGGCCAGGGCATCCGCCAGTTCCAGCCCACCAGTGGGGTGCGCTCGTTCAACGACATTTTATCGGCTAACGACATCTTGCTGACCGAATCGGTAGCCGCGCGTGGCGCTGCCCAACGCGACATGTACCACCAGTTCAACGGGGTGATGCTGCCCACGGCATCGGGAAGTTTCTCGCCCGCCGGCCTTGTGAGCCGTGCTTCTCTGGCCTACTCGCTGGTCCAGGCCCTGGGCTTCCAGGCGCAGGCCCTGGCCCGCAACGGCAAGGCCGTGACGGTGAACTACAACGGCAGCAAGGTGCCGCTCGATGACGCCGGCAACATCCCCGCCGGCCTGGAAGGCTACGTGAGCATCGCCCTGGAGCTGAACCTGATCAACGCCTACTTCTCCGTCACGCAGGGCCCCTACGACCTGCAGCCGGTGGTGCACGCCACTTTCAAGCCCACGCAGAGCGTGAGCCGCGGCGAGTTCGCCGTCATCGTCACCCGCACCTTCCCGCAGTACAACGCCATGACCCAGCCCACGGCCCAGGCCGCCACGGCCGGCTCCAGCACCACAACCACCGCTACCCAGCAAGTGGCCGCTTACCCCAACCCCTTCACGGGCAGCACCACCATCAGCTACGCGCTGGCTAAGGAAGGCCCCGTAAGCGTGGAGGTGTTCAACGCTATGGGTGCCAAAGTGCAGACCCTGGTAGTAGGCACCGAAGCGGCGGGCGTGCACCAGGTCAAGTTCGACGCGGCCAAGCTGGCTCGTGGTACTTACCTGTTCAAGGTGAAGACCGGTGAGTCGGTGACGACCAAGCGCCTGGTCGTGCAGTAA